A genomic segment from Chanos chanos chromosome 2, fChaCha1.1, whole genome shotgun sequence encodes:
- the st3gal2 gene encoding CMP-N-acetylneuraminate-beta-galactosamide-alpha-2,3-sialyltransferase 2, whose protein sequence is MRCSLRVWMLLGSLALLFLTSLLFSFSLRGGAALPYLDPQGWEESRRVKLVPSYAGAHKLGPLDAAQQRTCACTHCVGDPGVSDWFDENYDPDISPVWTRDNIQLPSDVYYWWVMLQPQFKPHSIQQVLQRLFQVIPGRSPYGSWDPARCLRCAVVGNSGNLRGAGYGPIIDSHNFIMRINLAPTVGYEEDAGSHTTHHFMYPESAKNLAANVSFVLVPFKTLDLLWITSALSTGQIRFTYAPVKQFLRVDKDKVQIFNPAFFKYIHDRWTRHHGRYPSTGMLVLFFALHVCDEVNVFGFGADSRGNWHHYWEQNRYSGEFRKTGVHDADYEAHIIEQLAKAGKITVFPGK, encoded by the exons ATGCGGTGCTCTTTGCGTGTGTGGATGCTCCTGGGATCCCTggctctcctcttcctcacatcACTGCTCTTCTCCTTCTCACTGAGAGGGGGCGCCGCTCTGCCTTACCTGGACCCTCAGGGATGGGAGGAGTCGAGACGGGTAAAGCTGGTTCCCAGTTATGCCGGCGCTCACAAACTGGGCCCACTGGATGCCGCCCAGCAAAGgacatgtgcgtgcacacactgCGTGGGTGACCCAGGGGTGTCTGACTGGTTTGACGAAAATTATGACCCTGACATCTCGCCTGTGTGGACACGGGATAACATCCAGCTGCCTTCCGACGTTTACTACTGGTGGGTG aTGCTACAGCCCCAGTTTAAGCCCCACAGTATCCAGCAGGTCTTGCAGAGGCTCTTCCAGGTGATTCCGGGTCGTTCCCCATATGGTTCATGGGACCCCGCCCGCTGCCTGCGCTGTGCAGTGGTGGGTAACTCGGGAAACCTCCGCGGGGCTGGTTATGGGCCAATCATCGACAGCCACAACTTCATTATGAG aatAAACCTGGCTCCGACCGTAGGCTATGAGGAGGATGCGGGAAGCCACACCACTCACCACTTTATGTACCCAGAGAGTGCCAAGAACCTGGCAGCCAACGTCAGCTTTGTGCTGGTGCCCTTCAAGACTCTGGACCTTCTCTGGATCACCAGTGCCCTGTCTACTGGCCAGATCCGCTT cactTATGCTCCAGTGAAGCAGTTTCTGCGGGTGGACAAGGACAAG GTTCAGATCTTTAACCCAGCGTTCTTCAAATATATCCATGACCGATGGACGCGTCATCACGGACGCTACCCCTCCACTGGCATGCTGGTCCTCTTCTTCGCTCTGCACGTGTGTGACGAG GTGAATGTATTTGGCTTTGGGGCAGACAGCCGGGGAAACTGGCACCACTACTGGGAACAGAACCGCTATTCCGGAGAGTTCCGTAAAACAGGTGTCCACGACGCAGACTACGAGGCTCACATCATCGAACAGCTGGCCAAAGCTGGCAAAATCACAGTCTTTCCGGGGAAATGA
- the amn1 gene encoding protein AMN1 homolog, protein MAVDSLLNLCAVCVANYADNYYRDLGTLPQSIKDKLVRIMTSQGTVTDFNISQLLHRGIQSLDLQNCKVSDLALRQVHCQQLRTILLRGCVSITSAGLEVLATSCPGLQVVDLTGCVAVTDAGLGALARSCAGLEVISLRGCTALSDTTLLELGANCRLLHSVYFSDTLVTDEGVIRLATGVCSNNLKEIQMARCRNLTDRAVTVVLTHCDNIKIFNFHGCPLITDRSREALQNLIGPDKIRQVSWTVY, encoded by the exons ATGGCAGTAGATTCTCTGTTAAACCT ATGCGCGGTCTGCGTCGCGAACTATGCTGATAACTACTACAGAGACCTTGGAACCTTGCCACAAAGCATTAAGGATAAGCTTGTACGAATAATGACTTCCCAAGGGACCGTAACCGATTTTAACATCAGTCAG CTACTGCATAGGGGGATCCAATCACTAGATCTGCAGAACTGCAAGGTATCAGACTTGGCCCTGAGACAAGTCCACTGTCAGCAACTCAGGACCATACTCCTCAGGGGATGTGTCAGCATCACCTCTGCAG GTTTGGAGGTTCTGGCGACCAGCTGTCCCGGTCTTCAGGTGGTTGATCTCACGGGCTGTGTAGCTGTTACAGATGCTGGGCTCGGAGCTCTCGCTCGCAGCTGTGCTGGCCTGGAGGTTATTTCCCTCAGGGGCTGCACTGCGCTCAGTGACACTACCCTGCTGGAGCTGGGGGCAAACTGCAGGCTTCTGCATAGTGTTTATTTCTCAGATACACTG gtCACAGATGAAGGTGTCATTAGACTAGCCACTGGAGTGTGCTCAAACAACTTAAAG GAAATACAGATGGCAAGATGTCGAAACCTGACTGACAGAGCTGTCACTGTTGTTCTTACACACTGTGATAACATAAAGATTTTTAACTTCCATGGATGTCCTCTTATCACAG ACCGGTCCAGGGAAGCCCTCCAGAATCTTATTGGTCCGGATAAGATCCGGCAAGTCAGCTGGACTGTTTACTGA